One Alkalicoccus halolimnae DNA segment encodes these proteins:
- a CDS encoding acyltransferase family protein has product MIKEIFVLRSIGCLSIVLLHSIYIGIQTETIREMGELSAIFFDSIQMILYYGTPMFIFISEFLIAYSYRNRELPNYFLKKRLRFILVPFFVMGVFYALPFFSGGMQEGFNKILMNIFIGDYHGYFILIIFQFYLFHFLFHSKLKKWPPKIVLLVSFLINAAYLMFFNFTSPPEAWTIGPYIWERFYWLPMFGWVFYFTVGYYAGTNFESFSKFIYKYRYLFIIGPILTSILMLTLYHSGSLAVHSSKRTDILIHTIMCIFFLFYMTSRMKELPFFLEYVSRFSFGIYLLHYFYIFLFDFFYQLQPFTIGFLYIIVLFVFSLSASIATIIIVNKWKYGFLLIGQIGAPYSPPKKQALKR; this is encoded by the coding sequence ATGATAAAAGAAATTTTTGTACTTCGGAGTATCGGCTGCCTGAGCATCGTGCTTCTCCACAGTATTTATATTGGTATCCAAACCGAGACTATCCGGGAAATGGGGGAATTATCTGCTATTTTTTTTGATTCCATCCAGATGATTCTTTATTACGGGACCCCCATGTTTATTTTCATTTCCGAATTTCTGATCGCTTATTCCTATAGAAACAGAGAGCTCCCGAATTACTTTTTAAAGAAAAGACTCCGCTTTATCCTTGTTCCATTTTTCGTCATGGGAGTCTTTTACGCCCTTCCTTTCTTTTCAGGCGGGATGCAGGAAGGGTTCAATAAAATTCTTATGAATATTTTTATCGGGGACTATCACGGGTATTTTATCCTCATCATTTTTCAGTTTTACCTGTTTCATTTTCTATTTCACTCCAAACTTAAAAAATGGCCGCCGAAGATTGTGTTACTCGTTTCGTTTCTTATAAATGCTGCTTATCTGATGTTCTTCAACTTCACCTCTCCTCCGGAAGCATGGACTATAGGTCCATACATTTGGGAACGTTTTTATTGGCTTCCTATGTTCGGCTGGGTATTTTATTTTACAGTTGGCTACTACGCAGGTACGAATTTCGAGAGCTTTTCAAAATTCATTTATAAATACCGCTACCTTTTCATTATAGGACCCATTCTGACCAGTATATTAATGCTCACCCTGTACCACTCAGGTAGTCTTGCTGTTCACAGTTCAAAGCGGACGGATATACTGATTCATACGATTATGTGTATCTTTTTTCTGTTTTATATGACCTCCCGAATGAAAGAACTTCCTTTTTTTCTGGAATACGTCAGCCGCTTTTCATTCGGTATTTATCTCCTTCATTATTTTTATATTTTCCTGTTTGATTTTTTCTATCAGCTTCAGCCTTTTACTATTGGATTTCTTTATATTATTGTTCTTTTTGTATTTAGTTTATCTGCATCAATAGCGACGATAATTATCGTTAACAAATGGAAATATGGTTTTCTGCTTATCGGACAGATCGGGGCGCCCTATTCCCCGCCGAAAAAACAAGCGCTCAAGCGGTAG
- a CDS encoding exonuclease domain-containing protein, whose protein sequence is MNVVDKWLRQMGALAGRSAYHPKGSRNAEAVAYARRLQREQKQRDHLEMPFKKLPVVVFDIETTGFSPKKGDTVLSIGAVKQKETGLEEFYSLVYSETEPSETVKELTGITGNMLLEAPPAEEVFTDFLQFIQGHTLVAHHAKHEKAFMEQTLWTLYRMKFDYRLLDTTFLTRIIDPERQLHSLEECCDYFNIPSSGRHHALEDAKMTYRLWNTCTEHVQKQGYHTLKDVYSMLARQQH, encoded by the coding sequence ATGAATGTCGTCGACAAATGGCTGAGGCAAATGGGAGCCCTGGCCGGTAGATCAGCCTATCATCCTAAAGGGAGCCGCAATGCAGAAGCAGTAGCCTACGCTCGAAGACTTCAGCGTGAACAGAAACAGCGGGACCATCTGGAGATGCCTTTTAAAAAACTGCCGGTGGTTGTATTTGACATTGAGACGACCGGGTTTTCTCCAAAAAAGGGGGATACAGTGCTTTCTATAGGTGCAGTAAAGCAGAAAGAAACAGGACTGGAAGAATTCTACTCACTTGTATACTCTGAAACGGAACCTTCAGAAACGGTAAAAGAGCTGACGGGAATAACAGGAAATATGCTGTTGGAAGCTCCACCGGCAGAAGAAGTATTTACGGATTTTCTTCAGTTTATTCAAGGACATACGCTTGTGGCACATCATGCAAAGCATGAGAAAGCTTTTATGGAACAGACGCTCTGGACGCTTTATCGTATGAAATTTGATTATCGGCTGCTGGATACAACCTTTTTGACAAGAATAATTGATCCAGAACGGCAGCTTCATTCACTTGAAGAATGCTGCGATTATTTTAATATTCCATCCAGCGGCAGACATCACGCATTAGAAGATGCAAAAATGACTTACCGATTGTGGAACACGTGCACAGAGCATGTTCAAAAACAGGGATATCATACTTTAAAAGATGTTTATTCTATGTTGGCAAGACAGCAGCACTGA
- a CDS encoding serine hydrolase domain-containing protein, whose product MFNRLIGVLIIIIISLVGLFMYVYLSREAAEETTWETHTSIEEAGFNPEALEQARTYYDSLNSTAAIVISEGKVLFSWGDVTKNTNAHSIRKSLLSALYGIEMERGSFHLFDSLEDYEIDDQTPLTPIEKQATLSNLMTSSSGVYLPAGEESWGMRLARPNRGSHLPGEFFYYNNWDFNVLGSVYNEQTEADLFEHFKERLADPLGMEDFELADTNYKFEDRRSRHPSYLFRISARDLARFGQLYLQNGSWEGEQLVPKQWVERSTEAQREVPGNTLFDYGYLWWVATEAPYGDLKMYSAVGRYGQSIDVIPELDLVFVHRVDSNRLSFQFARSSVNDLQRLQLLQLIIDAKRREE is encoded by the coding sequence TTGTTTAATCGATTAATCGGCGTCTTAATAATCATAATTATTAGTCTGGTGGGATTGTTTATGTATGTTTATCTTTCCCGTGAAGCTGCAGAAGAAACAACCTGGGAAACTCATACGTCCATAGAAGAGGCTGGATTTAACCCGGAGGCACTTGAACAGGCTCGTACATACTACGATTCACTAAATTCTACTGCAGCCATAGTCATCTCTGAAGGGAAAGTACTCTTTTCCTGGGGAGACGTAACAAAAAATACAAATGCCCATTCGATCAGAAAAAGCCTGCTTTCTGCTTTATACGGGATTGAAATGGAGCGCGGCTCTTTCCACTTATTTGATTCCCTGGAAGATTACGAAATAGACGACCAGACCCCGCTAACACCAATAGAAAAGCAGGCAACACTTTCCAACTTAATGACTTCTTCATCAGGTGTTTATCTTCCGGCTGGAGAAGAATCGTGGGGGATGCGTCTCGCACGGCCCAACCGCGGCAGTCATCTGCCCGGGGAGTTTTTTTACTATAACAACTGGGACTTTAATGTTCTTGGGTCAGTTTATAACGAACAGACAGAGGCGGATTTATTTGAGCACTTTAAGGAGCGTTTAGCTGACCCGCTCGGGATGGAAGATTTTGAGCTGGCAGATACGAATTATAAGTTTGAAGACCGCCGCTCCAGGCATCCTTCCTATTTGTTCCGAATTTCAGCAAGAGATCTGGCACGGTTCGGTCAGCTGTATCTGCAGAATGGATCCTGGGAGGGGGAGCAGCTTGTACCCAAACAATGGGTGGAGCGGAGTACTGAGGCTCAGAGGGAAGTGCCGGGAAATACATTATTTGATTATGGGTATCTATGGTGGGTAGCGACGGAAGCACCCTATGGAGATCTAAAGATGTATTCTGCTGTAGGCAGATACGGGCAGTCAATTGATGTCATACCTGAACTGGATCTCGTCTTTGTTCACCGCGTTGATTCCAACAGGCTTTCTTTCCAGTTTGCTAGAAGTTCTGTTAACGATCTTCAGCGTCTGCAGCTTCTTCAGCTGATTATTGATGCGAAAAGAAGAGAAGAATAG
- a CDS encoding DUF294 nucleotidyltransferase-like domain-containing protein encodes MKLTKEEHISFEHLQEWRNRHMHQKQLTFSELNQLHDELMKKIVHAAEELTQSEQGKAPARFAFLIMGSAGRKEQALWSDQDHALIHEGSPEDTPYFLALGRNITKGMEICGYERCEGKVMAEEPRWCKPVPEMKKQVEQWIQEGSWESIRHMLILFDARTLVGDKSGNQELKELMFSYSRFRHSFRNRVLANSEFRMRRRNVFGQILTDKYKRFDFKETVLFPFVNAARTGAFIEGDISSSTISRMQSLSAVFPRMPVARKSFENALNFRHLQTKNSSSYRDIHLIKADTLTKEEKRMVKEWMEEGKQLLEQVHEYYKNMERKLPL; translated from the coding sequence ATGAAACTGACTAAAGAAGAACATATTTCTTTTGAGCATTTACAGGAATGGCGGAACCGTCATATGCATCAAAAGCAGCTGACATTTTCTGAGTTAAATCAATTGCATGATGAATTGATGAAGAAGATTGTTCACGCGGCAGAAGAACTTACGCAAAGCGAGCAGGGCAAAGCACCTGCTCGCTTTGCTTTCCTTATAATGGGGAGTGCCGGAAGAAAGGAACAGGCATTGTGGAGCGATCAGGACCACGCGCTGATTCACGAAGGAAGCCCGGAAGACACTCCGTATTTTCTTGCGCTCGGCAGGAATATAACGAAAGGAATGGAAATATGCGGTTACGAACGGTGTGAAGGAAAAGTAATGGCTGAAGAACCCAGGTGGTGTAAACCTGTACCTGAAATGAAAAAACAGGTGGAACAGTGGATCCAGGAAGGTTCATGGGAATCAATCCGTCATATGCTTATTTTATTTGATGCAAGGACTCTGGTAGGTGACAAATCAGGTAACCAGGAATTGAAAGAGCTTATGTTCAGTTACAGCAGATTCCGGCACTCCTTCCGGAACAGGGTACTTGCCAATTCGGAATTTCGTATGAGGAGGCGGAATGTATTTGGGCAGATTCTTACAGATAAATATAAGCGTTTTGATTTTAAGGAAACCGTTCTTTTTCCTTTTGTGAATGCTGCTAGAACCGGAGCGTTTATAGAAGGAGACATTTCTTCTTCGACAATTTCCAGAATGCAGAGCCTGTCCGCCGTCTTTCCGAGAATGCCGGTTGCGCGAAAGTCTTTTGAAAATGCCCTGAATTTCCGGCATCTGCAAACGAAGAATAGTTCCTCCTATCGGGACATTCATCTTATTAAGGCAGATACCTTAACGAAAGAGGAGAAGCGGATGGTGAAAGAATGGATGGAAGAAGGGAAGCAGCTTCTCGAGCAGGTTCATGAATATTATAAAAATATGGAAAGGAAGCTTCCCTTATGA
- a CDS encoding PFL family protein: MSLAFQEIQETIRMIQMEKLDIRTVTMGISLRDCIDQDPSRTQQLVYDKITSSAKYLRRTADKVAEEYGIPIVNKRISITPASELLGAATKEDAVALAETLDKAALATEVDFIGGFSALIHKGITKGDAVLLDALPEALSRTSRVCGSVSAATTKTGINMDGIKRLGEIIKEASELTAEQNGIACAKFVVFCNPAEDNPFMAGAFHGTGEQEVVLNVGVSGPGVVLHALRRYPEADLGEVSDVIKRTAFKITRAGELIGREVAERLNTSFGIMDLSLAPTNAMNDSVAEILEEIGLERVGTHGTIAALALMNDAVKKGGAMASSYVGGLSGAFIPVSEDNGMIKGIEDKALSLSKLEAMTCVCSVGLDMIALNGDASAASISGLIADEMAIGMINKKTTAVRVIPVQGKREGDMVEFGGLLGRAPVMGLNPFSSEKFIKRGGRIPAPLQALIN; this comes from the coding sequence ATGAGCCTGGCTTTTCAGGAAATACAGGAAACTATCCGCATGATTCAGATGGAAAAATTAGATATACGTACAGTAACAATGGGCATCAGCCTGAGAGACTGCATCGATCAGGATCCATCTCGCACGCAGCAGCTTGTGTATGACAAAATTACTTCGTCCGCTAAATATCTCCGCAGGACAGCTGACAAAGTAGCCGAGGAATACGGCATCCCAATTGTGAATAAAAGAATTTCCATTACCCCCGCTTCAGAGCTCCTCGGAGCAGCTACAAAAGAGGACGCGGTCGCCCTCGCAGAAACGCTGGACAAAGCGGCCCTTGCGACTGAAGTGGATTTTATAGGTGGATTTTCCGCCCTCATTCATAAAGGTATTACAAAAGGGGACGCTGTTCTGCTCGACGCACTGCCGGAAGCCTTGAGCCGTACTTCCCGCGTCTGCGGATCGGTTTCAGCTGCCACAACGAAAACCGGTATCAATATGGACGGCATAAAACGTTTAGGAGAAATAATTAAAGAAGCTTCTGAACTTACTGCTGAGCAGAATGGAATAGCCTGTGCAAAGTTTGTTGTGTTCTGCAATCCTGCGGAAGATAATCCATTTATGGCAGGAGCTTTTCACGGAACAGGCGAACAGGAAGTCGTTCTGAATGTAGGTGTCAGCGGACCCGGAGTCGTTCTTCATGCTCTGCGCCGTTATCCGGAAGCCGATTTAGGGGAAGTTTCCGACGTGATAAAACGCACCGCGTTTAAAATAACGAGAGCCGGTGAATTAATCGGCCGTGAAGTAGCTGAACGTCTGAATACATCTTTTGGGATCATGGATCTTTCTCTTGCTCCCACAAATGCAATGAATGATTCTGTAGCAGAAATCCTTGAAGAAATTGGTTTGGAAAGAGTAGGGACACACGGAACTATAGCTGCCCTGGCCCTTATGAACGACGCCGTTAAAAAGGGCGGAGCGATGGCCAGTTCCTATGTAGGAGGCCTATCAGGAGCTTTCATACCTGTATCTGAAGACAACGGTATGATCAAAGGAATTGAGGATAAAGCTCTCTCTCTATCGAAACTCGAAGCGATGACCTGTGTCTGTTCTGTCGGCCTGGATATGATTGCATTAAATGGAGATGCTTCTGCTGCTTCGATATCCGGACTCATCGCCGACGAAATGGCGATCGGTATGATCAATAAAAAAACTACCGCTGTACGCGTTATTCCCGTTCAGGGAAAACGAGAAGGAGATATGGTCGAATTCGGCGGTCTGCTCGGACGGGCTCCCGTAATGGGTCTTAATCCCTTTTCCTCTGAGAAATTCATTAAACGAGGCGGCCGCATCCCTGCTCCACTGCAGGCGTTAATAAATTAA
- a CDS encoding ammonium transporter, whose translation MDEMFLLNNVWVIVAFILVLLMQGGFILLEAGSTRMKNAGHIAGKTIFTVGIASLVFWAVGYGFIYGEGNAFIGMSDFFYGDFTSAVDGLAGSVDFIFQLAFAAIALTIAFGGFAERAKLSVYIIFAVAFSAFIYPVVAHWIWGGGWLAGLGKQDFAGSTVVHLTGAMAALAATIILKPRIGKFNEDGTSNDIAGHNQVYTALGVLILWVGWFGFNGGSTLGVDGAFFGYVALTTQLAAAAGAVAAMVIVSAVTGKNDIPTMLNGALAGLVAITASTAFVAPWAAVIIGIVAGFIVHFSMVFFEKSKIDDPIFALSVHGVAGIWGTLSTGFFATPALSEMNGGQPGLFYGGGFAQLGVQFTGVAVSALYAFTVAFIILKVLEKVLGGLRVSEEEELIGLDMSEHGSYGYPENMPEKKYDSKQPGA comes from the coding sequence ATGGACGAAATGTTTTTATTAAACAATGTATGGGTGATTGTCGCTTTTATTCTGGTTCTGCTCATGCAGGGAGGGTTCATTCTTCTTGAAGCCGGATCAACGCGAATGAAAAATGCCGGCCATATTGCCGGTAAGACGATATTTACAGTTGGAATTGCCTCATTGGTATTTTGGGCCGTAGGTTATGGGTTTATCTACGGGGAAGGAAATGCATTTATTGGAATGTCAGACTTCTTTTACGGAGACTTTACTTCTGCCGTAGATGGACTTGCTGGATCAGTTGATTTTATCTTTCAACTCGCATTTGCTGCCATTGCATTAACTATTGCTTTCGGAGGGTTTGCTGAACGCGCGAAATTATCTGTCTATATTATTTTTGCCGTTGCTTTTTCTGCTTTCATTTATCCTGTCGTAGCACACTGGATCTGGGGGGGCGGCTGGTTAGCCGGACTCGGTAAGCAGGACTTCGCTGGTTCCACTGTTGTTCATTTGACAGGAGCAATGGCTGCACTTGCCGCCACAATTATCTTAAAGCCTCGTATCGGGAAATTTAACGAAGATGGAACATCTAATGATATTGCCGGACACAACCAGGTCTATACAGCACTTGGTGTACTCATTTTATGGGTAGGCTGGTTTGGATTTAACGGTGGTTCTACACTTGGAGTTGACGGAGCATTCTTTGGTTATGTTGCCCTGACAACACAGCTTGCCGCAGCTGCCGGTGCCGTTGCAGCGATGGTAATAGTTTCAGCTGTAACCGGTAAAAATGATATTCCAACAATGTTGAATGGTGCCCTGGCAGGCCTTGTAGCAATTACGGCATCAACAGCATTTGTTGCCCCGTGGGCAGCGGTCATTATCGGTATTGTAGCTGGATTTATCGTTCACTTCAGCATGGTGTTCTTTGAAAAAAGTAAAATTGATGATCCTATATTTGCTCTCTCTGTACACGGAGTAGCAGGTATATGGGGGACACTTTCAACAGGATTTTTTGCTACACCGGCACTTTCAGAAATGAATGGCGGACAGCCCGGCCTGTTTTATGGCGGTGGTTTTGCGCAGCTGGGAGTGCAGTTTACGGGCGTTGCTGTCTCTGCACTCTATGCCTTTACCGTAGCTTTTATTATTTTGAAAGTTCTGGAAAAAGTACTTGGAGGTCTGAGAGTGTCTGAAGAAGAAGAGCTTATCGGACTGGATATGAGTGAACATGGAAGTTATGGTTACCCGGAAAATATGCCTGAGAAGAAGTATGATTCCAAACAGCCGGGGGCTTAA
- a CDS encoding glutamate-5-semialdehyde dehydrogenase, whose translation MNEVRKKAKEARQLSHRLPVLSKENRKQALLQIADMLDDQITYILEENQKDVALAKENNVESSLIDRLTLNEERLSAITDAVRAIADLPDDLGKTIWEDTRPNRLHIKQVQVPIGVIGVIYEARPNVTVDISALAVKTGNAVILRGSSSTIYSNKAITAIMQKALSQADYPAKSIQLIENTDRSLTKEMFTARGLIDVIIPRGGKSLIDTVVKESEVPVIETGAGNCHIYIDRSADSKLARKIAVDAKVQRPSVCNSCETLVIDKTWAAEHLTDLVNDLHSYNVKLYGDKKSVMLDSRIHPASESDWEKEYLSLEAAVKITENPEEAVEHIQHYSTKHSESVISEDASVVELFFNEVDASTLYHNASTRFTDGFEFGFGAEVGISTQKLHARGAMGLSALMTTKYLVSGQGQTKGQLPLSAENQE comes from the coding sequence ATGAATGAAGTAAGAAAAAAAGCAAAAGAAGCCAGACAGTTATCTCATCGGCTGCCGGTATTATCTAAAGAAAACAGAAAGCAGGCCCTTCTTCAAATCGCAGACATGCTCGATGATCAAATAACGTACATTTTAGAAGAGAATCAAAAAGACGTCGCCCTCGCAAAGGAAAACAATGTCGAGTCCTCCCTCATCGACCGGCTTACTTTGAATGAAGAAAGACTTTCTGCAATTACGGACGCAGTCAGGGCCATTGCAGACCTGCCAGATGATCTTGGGAAAACGATATGGGAAGATACGAGACCGAATCGTCTGCACATTAAACAGGTGCAGGTACCAATCGGCGTTATCGGTGTCATTTATGAAGCCCGCCCAAACGTAACTGTCGACATCAGTGCTCTCGCTGTTAAAACAGGCAATGCCGTCATTTTACGGGGCAGTTCCTCCACAATTTATTCTAATAAAGCAATAACTGCTATTATGCAAAAAGCTCTATCGCAAGCAGACTATCCTGCAAAATCGATTCAGCTCATCGAAAATACCGATCGAAGTCTGACAAAAGAAATGTTTACCGCCAGAGGCCTGATCGATGTCATAATTCCCCGCGGCGGCAAATCCCTGATAGATACCGTTGTAAAAGAATCTGAAGTTCCGGTCATCGAAACCGGTGCAGGAAACTGTCATATTTATATCGATAGAAGTGCGGACAGTAAACTGGCAAGAAAGATAGCAGTTGATGCGAAAGTCCAGCGTCCATCGGTGTGCAATTCATGTGAAACACTCGTAATTGATAAAACGTGGGCAGCTGAGCATCTGACTGATCTGGTGAATGACCTCCACTCTTATAACGTGAAGCTCTACGGGGATAAAAAATCTGTCATGCTCGACAGCAGAATCCACCCCGCCTCTGAAAGCGATTGGGAAAAAGAATATTTATCTTTGGAAGCAGCTGTGAAAATTACAGAAAATCCAGAAGAAGCGGTCGAGCACATACAACACTACAGTACAAAACACTCAGAGTCGGTCATTTCCGAAGATGCTTCCGTTGTCGAATTATTCTTTAATGAGGTGGATGCAAGCACCCTTTATCATAATGCCTCTACTCGATTTACTGATGGATTTGAGTTCGGTTTTGGCGCAGAAGTTGGAATCAGTACACAAAAACTCCACGCGAGAGGTGCAATGGGACTGAGTGCTTTAATGACGACAAAGTATCTTGTCTCCGGCCAGGGCCAGACAAAGGGTCAGCTCCCTCTTTCCGCTGAGAATCAGGAGTAA
- a CDS encoding ACT domain-containing protein, translating into MSHKRAVVSVVGKDQVGIIAKVTTVLAENDVNILDISQTILQDFFTMMMLVEINKPDDLENLAEELNKVSSTMKLKIDMQREELFQSMHRI; encoded by the coding sequence ATGTCCCATAAAAGAGCAGTGGTCAGTGTAGTAGGTAAAGACCAGGTCGGTATTATTGCTAAAGTTACCACCGTTTTAGCAGAAAATGATGTTAACATTCTGGATATTTCTCAGACGATCCTTCAGGATTTTTTTACGATGATGATGCTCGTAGAAATAAATAAACCAGATGATCTCGAAAACCTTGCTGAAGAGTTAAACAAAGTCAGCAGTACTATGAAATTAAAAATTGATATGCAGCGGGAAGAACTTTTTCAATCGATGCATCGGATTTAA
- a CDS encoding DMT family transporter, producing MSRLNTYLLLLFVMVIWGLNVVAVKFLVEHMPPVQMQGLRIGLAGICALLAVCLLREMKSLSKKQWRIVLAASLFGQVGHHSLLAVGLTQTTAANGSLILGLIPLTTAVLAMIFLGDPLTRWRFAGIALGFTGISFIILNPEEGVAMISSGDLYIFLSMLSQAFSFILIKRASGTISPRWMTALMLLIGSVSLLVMSFFVEPGGFSLTSQTGLVWFVFLSSAILATGLGHLLFNAAIQKIGPGQTALFNNFVPFFALIGSYFLLGESIYITQILGFIFIVAGVLFGTGYIEQTVLKKKRAVLRK from the coding sequence ATGTCACGTTTGAATACATATCTGCTGCTCCTTTTCGTAATGGTTATATGGGGGTTGAACGTAGTAGCGGTGAAATTTTTAGTAGAACACATGCCTCCCGTACAAATGCAGGGACTGAGAATCGGATTAGCCGGGATTTGTGCCCTGCTGGCCGTATGTCTGCTGCGGGAAATGAAATCACTGTCCAAAAAACAGTGGCGAATCGTTCTCGCTGCATCACTATTCGGGCAGGTCGGTCATCATTCGCTGTTAGCTGTAGGACTCACGCAGACAACAGCAGCCAATGGGTCGCTTATCCTCGGCTTAATACCTCTGACTACGGCTGTTCTGGCAATGATATTTTTAGGTGATCCATTGACCAGGTGGAGATTTGCCGGCATTGCCCTGGGGTTTACCGGTATTTCATTTATCATTTTAAACCCCGAAGAAGGAGTCGCGATGATTTCCTCCGGAGATTTGTATATATTCCTGTCCATGCTGTCCCAGGCTTTTTCATTCATATTAATTAAAAGAGCTTCCGGCACGATTTCTCCAAGATGGATGACGGCTTTGATGCTTCTTATCGGATCTGTCAGTCTGCTGGTTATGAGCTTTTTTGTGGAGCCGGGCGGGTTCTCTTTAACTTCTCAAACCGGTCTGGTCTGGTTCGTTTTTTTGAGTTCAGCGATCCTTGCAACCGGTCTGGGACATTTACTGTTTAATGCGGCAATTCAAAAAATCGGCCCTGGACAGACAGCGCTTTTTAACAATTTCGTTCCCTTTTTTGCGCTTATTGGATCTTATTTTCTTTTAGGAGAATCTATTTATATCACCCAGATACTTGGATTTATTTTCATAGTCGCCGGAGTTCTTTTCGGGACAGGTTATATCGAACAGACAGTATTGAAGAAAAAAAGAGCCGTTCTGAGAAAATAA
- the proB gene encoding glutamate 5-kinase, which yields MVKKRIVVKIGSSSLTEKDGTLSPLKLAKFCHAFAEVKKSGHELIVVSSGSVAAGFREIGYSSRPKTVRAKQAAAAVGQSLLMQQYRFSLQQYGITPAQMLLTKHDFRNAEHYQNIFESLSELLKRGILPIINENDSTAVDELTFGDNDMLSALISGVTHADMLILMTDIDGIYNANPISDPHAEKYTMIHKISEELFDQTDTSTTAVGTGGMRAKLQAAKAAQKMGTAVYIGTFTESETFAHIAGFRGGGTYIVPEKEKQMQTYKQWIAYHASSHGSITVDDGAAEALLNEGSSLLLVGVQQIEGKFDKGEVVNVYSSAGTLIGKGKAADRSEELQHLKSLSSPPSSLVVHRDFWVSLHNSNVKEGRYI from the coding sequence ATGGTCAAGAAAAGAATTGTCGTTAAAATCGGCAGCAGTTCCCTGACAGAAAAAGACGGAACACTTTCTCCTTTAAAGCTGGCGAAATTCTGTCATGCTTTTGCGGAAGTTAAAAAGTCAGGTCATGAATTAATTGTCGTTTCGTCTGGATCTGTAGCTGCAGGATTCCGGGAAATAGGATACTCTTCCCGTCCGAAAACGGTAAGGGCCAAACAGGCAGCTGCAGCAGTCGGTCAGAGTCTCCTTATGCAGCAGTACCGCTTTTCCCTACAGCAGTACGGAATTACACCGGCCCAGATGCTGTTAACTAAACACGATTTCAGAAATGCGGAGCACTACCAGAATATTTTTGAATCCTTATCAGAATTATTAAAACGTGGTATTCTCCCGATCATCAATGAAAATGATTCGACAGCTGTTGATGAGCTGACGTTTGGTGACAATGATATGCTTTCGGCACTAATCAGCGGGGTCACCCACGCTGATATGCTGATTTTAATGACCGATATTGACGGCATTTACAATGCAAATCCGATTAGTGATCCGCATGCGGAAAAATATACAATGATTCATAAAATTAGTGAAGAACTTTTTGACCAGACTGACACATCTACAACTGCTGTAGGGACCGGAGGGATGCGTGCTAAGCTGCAGGCGGCAAAAGCAGCACAGAAAATGGGTACGGCCGTTTACATTGGAACATTCACAGAAAGTGAAACGTTTGCCCATATTGCCGGATTCAGGGGCGGCGGCACTTATATCGTTCCTGAAAAGGAAAAACAGATGCAGACATATAAACAATGGATAGCGTATCACGCATCCTCCCACGGTTCTATTACTGTTGACGATGGTGCAGCTGAAGCTCTGCTTAACGAAGGAAGCAGCCTGCTGCTTGTGGGCGTGCAACAGATAGAGGGGAAATTCGATAAAGGAGAAGTAGTCAACGTCTACTCTTCAGCAGGTACGCTCATAGGCAAAGGAAAAGCTGCGGATCGTTCCGAGGAACTGCAGCACTTAAAAAGCCTTTCCTCTCCTCCATCTTCCCTTGTCGTACACCGGGATTTTTGGGTTTCTCTCCATAACTCCAATGTAAAGGAAGGTAGATATATATGA